Proteins encoded together in one Chitinophaga lutea window:
- a CDS encoding PQQ-dependent sugar dehydrogenase, which translates to MKLVYLLLAGSLFAGNAGMAQAPKVKLQLVTDQVQSPVTLAVPGDGSNRQFIVQKEGKVWVVQNGKLLPTPFIDVSSHMVKVNPAYDERGLLGMAFHPQFRTNGKFYLYYSAPVPKPVKGLNHKSVLAEFKVGKSTDNTALPASQRVILEFDQPESNHNGGDIVFGPDGYLYISSGDGGGGGDKHGAIGNGQDLNTLLGKILRIDVNASPYRVPKDNPFAGKEGARGEIWAYGLRNAWRISFDKGTKKLFAGDVGQNKYEEVDIITKGGNYGWRIMEGYHEFNVPEGADKRKLIAPIHEYDHDDGISVAGGYVYRGKAIPGLQGQYVFGDYNGKTWTLQQKGAKWQRNDLVFENKPEGNVQLLSWGQDEAGELYMLATIPQSGGAVKGMVYKLVK; encoded by the coding sequence ATGAAGCTAGTTTATCTGTTATTGGCCGGTTCCCTGTTTGCGGGAAACGCAGGCATGGCGCAGGCCCCCAAAGTGAAGCTGCAGCTGGTGACGGACCAGGTGCAGTCGCCTGTTACTTTGGCGGTGCCCGGTGATGGTTCCAACCGCCAGTTTATCGTTCAGAAAGAAGGAAAAGTATGGGTGGTGCAAAACGGCAAATTATTGCCCACACCTTTTATCGACGTGAGCAGCCACATGGTGAAAGTGAACCCCGCGTACGACGAGCGCGGCCTCCTGGGCATGGCCTTCCATCCCCAGTTCAGGACCAACGGCAAATTTTATCTCTACTACAGCGCCCCGGTGCCGAAACCGGTGAAAGGCCTCAACCATAAAAGCGTGCTGGCGGAATTCAAAGTGGGCAAATCCACCGACAATACCGCACTGCCCGCATCGCAGCGGGTAATACTGGAATTCGACCAGCCGGAATCCAACCATAACGGCGGCGATATCGTGTTCGGCCCCGACGGTTACCTCTACATTTCTTCCGGCGACGGTGGCGGTGGGGGCGACAAACACGGCGCCATCGGCAATGGCCAGGACCTCAACACCTTGCTGGGCAAGATTCTGCGTATAGACGTGAACGCGAGCCCTTACCGTGTGCCGAAAGACAATCCTTTTGCCGGTAAAGAAGGCGCCCGTGGCGAGATCTGGGCGTACGGCCTGCGCAATGCCTGGCGTATTTCGTTCGACAAAGGCACTAAAAAGCTGTTTGCCGGCGACGTAGGTCAGAACAAGTATGAAGAAGTGGACATCATCACCAAAGGCGGCAACTACGGCTGGCGCATCATGGAAGGCTACCACGAATTCAACGTGCCCGAGGGCGCCGATAAACGCAAGCTGATTGCGCCCATCCATGAATACGACCACGACGACGGCATCAGCGTTGCCGGTGGTTACGTATACCGCGGCAAAGCCATTCCCGGCCTGCAGGGACAGTACGTGTTCGGCGATTATAACGGCAAAACCTGGACGCTGCAGCAGAAGGGCGCCAAATGGCAGCGCAACGACCTCGTGTTCGAGAACAAACCCGAGGGTAACGTACAGCTGTTGAGCTGGGGCCAGGACGAAGCCGGAGAACTGTACATGCTGGCCACCATTCCCCAGTCCGGCGGAGCCGTTAAAGGGATGGTTTACAAGCTGGTGAAATAA
- a CDS encoding MFS transporter: protein MESADLTRNDPYAALRYREFQFFLVIRFALIFALAMQFSIVEWKVYMLTRNPLNLGLIGLAEFVPAIGLALFAGNIVDKTEKRGMVMKCIAGYLFTGTGLFLLTWDELMAGIPKNSVLLMIYLLVFCGGIIRAFTSPSNFSLLGLLVPRQLYPNATTWSTSAWQIGAIAGPALGGLSMHWLGVHWSMLLVLAFVLLALYCILQISPKPIHYKEIGETVRQRLTKGLRFVWDTKVLLNAMALDMFAVLFGGSVAMMTIYANDILHVGPVGFGMMRAAPAVGSFITLFLLAYKPIVTKPGMKLLLAVFGFGLCIIIFGISKNFVLSLAALFFSGIFDGVSVIIRQTILQLKTPDDMRGRVSSVSSIFVGSSNELGSFESGVAAKLMGPVVSVVFGGCMTLGIVITTYIISPAMRKLELKP from the coding sequence TTGGAAAGCGCTGATTTAACCAGGAATGATCCTTACGCGGCCTTGCGGTATAGAGAGTTCCAGTTTTTCCTGGTCATACGGTTTGCCCTGATTTTCGCACTGGCCATGCAGTTTTCCATCGTCGAATGGAAAGTATACATGCTCACCAGGAACCCGCTCAACCTGGGCCTCATCGGCCTGGCGGAGTTCGTGCCAGCGATCGGCCTCGCCCTGTTTGCCGGCAACATCGTGGATAAAACGGAGAAAAGGGGCATGGTGATGAAATGCATCGCCGGTTATCTTTTTACCGGAACGGGGTTGTTCCTCCTCACCTGGGACGAACTGATGGCTGGCATCCCCAAAAACAGCGTACTGCTGATGATCTACCTGCTGGTTTTCTGCGGGGGCATCATCCGGGCTTTTACCAGTCCTTCCAACTTTTCCCTGCTCGGTTTGCTGGTGCCCCGCCAGCTGTATCCCAACGCGACCACCTGGAGCACGTCCGCCTGGCAGATCGGCGCCATCGCCGGCCCCGCTTTGGGCGGCCTCAGCATGCACTGGCTCGGTGTGCACTGGTCGATGCTGCTGGTGCTGGCGTTTGTATTGCTCGCATTGTACTGCATCCTGCAAATATCCCCGAAGCCCATCCACTATAAAGAAATCGGCGAAACGGTGCGGCAGCGGCTCACCAAGGGCCTCCGGTTCGTCTGGGACACCAAGGTGCTGCTCAACGCCATGGCGCTGGATATGTTCGCCGTGCTCTTCGGCGGTTCGGTGGCCATGATGACCATTTACGCCAACGACATCCTGCACGTGGGGCCCGTCGGTTTCGGGATGATGCGCGCCGCGCCCGCGGTGGGCTCTTTTATCACCCTGTTCCTGCTGGCGTACAAGCCCATCGTCACCAAACCGGGCATGAAACTGCTGCTGGCGGTATTCGGGTTCGGGCTGTGCATCATCATCTTCGGCATCTCCAAAAACTTCGTGCTGTCGCTGGCCGCCCTCTTCTTCAGCGGCATCTTCGACGGGGTGAGCGTGATCATCCGCCAGACCATCCTGCAGCTCAAAACGCCCGACGACATGCGCGGGCGGGTTTCGTCCGTAAGCTCCATCTTCGTAGGCTCCTCCAACGAGCTGGGCTCCTTCGAAAGCGGGGTGGCGGCCAAACTGATGGGCCCGGTCGTTTCCGTGGTGTTCGGCGGCTGCATGACCCTCGGGATCGTCATTACCACCTACATCATCTCCCCCGCCATGCGGAAGCTGGAGCTGAAGCCGTGA
- a CDS encoding YkgJ family cysteine cluster protein has translation MHDELSDWEKKAKEQQKSYKQFLQKMQTKKGKGAERLLPELHDEAFSKIDCLQCAGCCKTISPRFKTPDIKKVSKFLGLRESVFIETYLRLDEDGDYVVKRSPCPFLGADNYCGIYEVRPGDCRNYPYTDSDEFFKRPNTTLMNSVICPAVYYVLERLKATVKG, from the coding sequence ATGCACGATGAGCTCTCGGATTGGGAGAAAAAGGCCAAAGAACAGCAGAAATCCTACAAACAGTTCTTACAGAAAATGCAGACCAAGAAAGGTAAAGGCGCCGAGCGCCTCCTGCCGGAGCTGCACGACGAAGCCTTTTCAAAAATCGACTGCCTGCAATGCGCCGGTTGCTGTAAAACCATCAGCCCCCGTTTCAAAACCCCCGATATTAAAAAAGTCTCCAAATTCCTGGGCCTCCGCGAATCTGTTTTCATTGAAACCTACCTCCGCCTCGACGAAGACGGCGATTACGTCGTAAAACGCAGCCCCTGCCCGTTCCTTGGCGCGGATAACTACTGCGGCATCTATGAGGTGCGGCCCGGCGACTGCCGCAATTACCCCTACACGGACAGCGACGAGTTCTTCAAACGCCCGAACACCACATTAATGAATTCTGTTATTTGTCCCGCCGTGTATTACGTGCTGGAACGCCTGAAAGCGACGGTGAAGGGGTGA
- the gcvP gene encoding aminomethyl-transferring glycine dehydrogenase, translating into MNLLNTFRNEFIGRHIGPNEAETREMLGKIGIGTLDELIDKTVPAAIRMKHELDIPEAVSEHTYLGQLKDVSLQNKVFKNYIGQGYYDTITPSVILRNVFENPGWYTQYTPYQAEISQGRLESLLNFQTMVSDLTDLPIANASLLDEATAAAEAMTMFFNALNKDHDHITRGKFFVDERVLPQTKDVVLTRATPLHIEVVFGDFTKADITADYFGALVQYPDAEGHVSDYRAFIEKTHAVGAYVAMATDLLALTLLTPPGELGADAAVGSAQRFGVPLGFGGPHAAFFATKDEFKRAIPGRIIGVSIDAQNGRALRMALQTREQHIKREKATSNICTAQALLANMAAMYAVYHGPEGLKNIALKTTLLTAALAAKLKAAGVQVRNTSHFDTITIETADANAVHAKAEAAGMNFRHISAQLLGISLDETTSVADVNAILAVFGAGSVTDSDVENAASGIPAAQQRTSAYLLHPVFNSHHSETEMMRYLKMLENKDLSLNTSMISLGSCTMKLNAASEMIPLSWSHWSKMHPFAPLAQAGGYAQIVKELGDYLCKITAFDACSLQPNSGAQGEYAGLLTIRGYHESRGEAHRNIMLIPISAHGTNPASAVMVGYKVVIVKALDNGYIDIADLKAKAEQHKDNLAGVMITYPSTYGVYEEGVKEICEIIHANGGQVYMDGANMNAQVGLTAPGLIGADVCHLNLHKTFAIPHGGGGPGMGPICAAKHLAPFLPSHVFIQGGSNGSKQAHAVSAAPYGSASILLISYAYIRMLGRHGVRKATEYAILNANYMKARLKDAFEILYTGVSGTCAHEFIVDLRPFKNTAGVEAEDVAKRLMDYGFHAPTMSFPVPGTIMIEPTESEDKAELDRFCDALLAIREEIRAVEEGRADKTDNVLKHAPHTQAVITADEWTRPYTRQQAAFPLEYVKQNKFWPSVSRINNTYGDRNLICTCEPASAYAEA; encoded by the coding sequence ATGAATCTTTTGAATACTTTCAGGAATGAGTTCATTGGCCGTCATATCGGTCCCAATGAAGCGGAAACCCGTGAAATGCTCGGCAAGATCGGCATCGGGACGTTAGATGAGCTGATCGACAAAACGGTACCTGCGGCCATCCGCATGAAACATGAGCTGGACATCCCCGAAGCGGTGAGCGAGCATACTTACCTCGGCCAGCTGAAGGACGTTTCGTTACAGAACAAAGTATTCAAAAATTATATCGGTCAGGGTTATTACGATACCATCACGCCCAGCGTGATCCTGCGGAACGTGTTCGAGAACCCGGGATGGTATACCCAGTACACGCCCTACCAGGCTGAAATTTCACAGGGCCGCCTGGAAAGCCTGCTGAACTTCCAGACCATGGTGAGCGACCTCACCGACCTGCCGATCGCCAACGCCTCCCTGCTCGACGAAGCCACTGCGGCGGCGGAAGCGATGACCATGTTTTTCAACGCACTGAATAAAGACCACGACCACATCACCCGCGGAAAATTTTTCGTGGATGAGCGCGTGCTCCCGCAAACGAAAGACGTGGTGCTGACCCGCGCCACCCCCCTGCACATCGAAGTGGTGTTCGGCGACTTCACGAAAGCGGACATCACGGCCGATTACTTCGGCGCGCTGGTGCAATACCCGGACGCTGAGGGCCATGTATCCGATTACCGCGCCTTCATCGAAAAAACACATGCCGTGGGCGCTTATGTAGCCATGGCGACCGACCTGCTGGCCCTCACCCTGCTGACCCCTCCGGGCGAGCTGGGCGCTGACGCCGCAGTGGGTAGCGCACAACGTTTCGGCGTACCGCTGGGCTTCGGTGGCCCGCATGCCGCGTTCTTCGCCACCAAAGACGAGTTCAAACGCGCCATCCCCGGCCGTATCATCGGTGTGAGCATCGACGCGCAGAACGGCCGCGCATTGCGCATGGCCCTGCAAACCCGCGAACAGCACATCAAACGCGAAAAAGCCACTTCCAATATCTGTACCGCACAGGCGCTGCTGGCCAACATGGCCGCCATGTACGCCGTGTACCATGGCCCCGAAGGACTGAAAAACATCGCCCTGAAAACCACGCTGCTCACCGCAGCGCTGGCCGCCAAACTGAAAGCAGCCGGCGTTCAGGTGCGTAACACCAGCCACTTCGACACCATCACCATCGAAACCGCCGATGCCAACGCGGTACATGCCAAAGCCGAAGCGGCCGGTATGAACTTCCGCCACATCAGCGCGCAGCTGCTGGGTATTTCGCTCGACGAAACCACTTCCGTGGCCGATGTGAACGCCATCCTCGCCGTGTTCGGCGCGGGCAGCGTTACAGACAGTGATGTGGAAAACGCCGCCAGCGGCATTCCCGCCGCACAGCAGCGTACGTCCGCTTACCTGCTGCACCCCGTGTTTAACAGTCACCACAGCGAAACAGAGATGATGCGTTATCTCAAGATGCTGGAAAATAAAGACCTTTCGCTCAACACCTCCATGATCTCCCTGGGCTCCTGCACGATGAAGCTGAACGCGGCATCCGAAATGATCCCCCTGAGCTGGAGCCACTGGAGCAAAATGCATCCCTTCGCGCCGCTGGCGCAGGCGGGCGGTTACGCACAGATCGTAAAAGAGCTGGGCGACTACCTCTGCAAAATCACCGCCTTCGACGCATGCAGCCTGCAGCCGAACTCCGGCGCACAGGGCGAATACGCCGGCCTGCTCACCATCCGCGGTTATCACGAAAGCCGCGGCGAAGCGCACCGCAACATCATGCTCATCCCCATCTCCGCACACGGCACCAACCCCGCCAGCGCCGTGATGGTAGGTTATAAAGTAGTCATCGTAAAAGCGCTCGACAACGGGTATATCGACATCGCCGACCTGAAAGCAAAGGCCGAACAGCATAAAGACAACCTCGCCGGCGTGATGATCACCTACCCTTCCACTTACGGTGTGTACGAGGAAGGTGTAAAAGAAATCTGCGAGATCATTCATGCCAACGGCGGCCAGGTGTATATGGACGGCGCGAACATGAACGCACAGGTAGGGCTGACCGCTCCGGGCCTCATCGGCGCCGACGTTTGCCACCTCAACCTGCATAAAACCTTCGCCATCCCGCATGGCGGCGGCGGCCCCGGCATGGGCCCCATCTGCGCGGCGAAACACCTCGCTCCTTTCCTGCCTTCCCACGTATTCATCCAGGGCGGCAGCAACGGCAGCAAACAGGCGCACGCCGTGTCTGCCGCTCCGTACGGCAGCGCCAGCATCCTGCTGATCTCCTACGCTTACATCCGCATGCTCGGCCGCCACGGCGTTCGCAAGGCTACGGAATACGCCATCCTCAACGCCAACTACATGAAAGCGCGCCTGAAAGACGCCTTCGAAATCCTGTACACCGGCGTGAGCGGCACCTGCGCGCACGAGTTCATCGTAGACCTCCGTCCGTTTAAAAACACCGCCGGCGTTGAAGCCGAAGATGTGGCCAAACGCCTGATGGACTATGGTTTCCACGCACCGACCATGAGTTTCCCGGTTCCGGGCACCATCATGATCGAGCCCACGGAGAGCGAGGACAAAGCGGAGCTCGACCGCTTCTGCGACGCGCTGCTGGCCATCCGCGAAGAGATCCGCGCGGTGGAAGAAGGCAGGGCTGACAAAACCGACAACGTACTGAAACACGCTCCGCATACCCAGGCCGTGATCACCGCCGACGAGTGGACACGCCCCTACACCCGCCAGCAGGCCGCATTCCCGCTGGAGTATGTGAAGCAGAATAAATTCTGGCCTTCCGTGAGCCGCATCAATAACACGTACGGCGACCGGAACCTCATCTGCACCTGCGAGCCCGCAAGTGCTTACGCCGAGGCATAA
- a CDS encoding RNA polymerase sigma-70 factor: MPFLDLKPKQPNGKFMPGNPSHVLFSRLFRENRDKVFRFAYKLTADEARADEITQQCFIRLWESIDTVREQDDIFPLLFVLVKRLVIDDTRRLYREKKKMAQLRELPEEQAQNNTLQHKELVSYMERLIEKMPEQRRLIYRMSRQDGHSYKEIALRLRLSPATVRNHLSLALQYIRQELAVYFGK; this comes from the coding sequence ATGCCTTTCCTAGATTTAAAGCCGAAACAGCCCAACGGGAAATTTATGCCAGGTAACCCTTCTCATGTACTCTTTTCACGATTGTTCCGGGAGAACAGGGACAAGGTTTTCCGTTTCGCGTACAAACTGACGGCAGACGAAGCCCGGGCAGACGAGATCACCCAGCAATGTTTCATCCGCCTCTGGGAAAGTATCGATACCGTGCGCGAGCAGGACGACATCTTCCCGCTGCTTTTTGTGCTCGTGAAGCGGCTGGTGATAGACGATACCCGCCGCCTGTACCGCGAAAAAAAGAAGATGGCCCAACTGCGGGAATTGCCCGAAGAACAGGCGCAGAACAATACCCTTCAGCATAAAGAGCTCGTAAGCTACATGGAGCGCCTCATCGAAAAGATGCCCGAGCAGCGCCGCCTGATCTACCGCATGAGCCGGCAGGACGGTCATAGTTACAAAGAAATCGCCCTCCGTTTAAGATTGTCCCCCGCCACCGTACGCAACCACCTCAGCCTCGCCCTCCAATACATCCGCCAGGAACTGGCCGTTTATTTCGGCAAATAA
- a CDS encoding S41 family peptidase — translation MKQLSRFLLPALLCAATSCRKHDPAPGPSGPASQQETNNWILEQMRTCYLWEQSLPASATGAETIAFFNSLKHPGDRFSAIYNALDHSTIPRGMLRTFGMDYYVVALPQGVITGIVNFVIPGTAAAQSGLKRGDYFTRINGTRLTAGNAEQLGNAMLQQNKATITLAKIPAGGQPEETGALSLENRTIVENPLYRSEVWTEGGKHIGYIFLNNFDDYYNRNILQAVQQLKAGGVSELILDLRYNPGGSVTAAALLSALVAPGIDEQQPFVQFTGNARQGVRVRSFKDVLAAPSGENKVIPFSELQPARLQLPRVFILSTGITASAAELMINNLKPYMDVVQIGQTSHGKDVGAVSISDERTPRRIPWVLLPVTFKLANARGEGNYPDGIAPRYAVDEKSRLPLSPVGDRADPLIARALAVITGQGRAAKPETAAPAVLFDSKERAGRHAVVIIPHSP, via the coding sequence ATGAAGCAACTCTCCCGGTTCCTCCTTCCTGCATTGCTTTGCGCAGCCACATCCTGCCGCAAGCACGATCCTGCGCCCGGCCCATCCGGCCCCGCGTCGCAGCAGGAAACCAACAACTGGATACTGGAGCAGATGCGCACCTGCTACCTCTGGGAACAATCTTTGCCGGCTTCGGCAACGGGCGCGGAAACCATCGCTTTTTTCAACAGCCTCAAACATCCCGGCGACCGTTTTTCCGCCATCTACAACGCACTCGACCACAGCACCATCCCCCGCGGCATGCTGCGCACGTTCGGCATGGACTACTATGTAGTAGCCCTCCCGCAGGGCGTGATAACAGGCATTGTCAACTTCGTGATACCCGGCACCGCCGCCGCGCAGAGCGGCCTGAAACGGGGCGATTATTTCACCCGCATCAACGGCACGCGCCTCACCGCCGGTAATGCGGAACAGCTGGGCAACGCCATGCTGCAACAAAACAAGGCCACCATCACGCTGGCTAAAATTCCCGCAGGCGGGCAGCCGGAAGAAACGGGCGCCCTTAGCCTCGAAAACCGCACCATCGTGGAAAACCCTTTGTACCGCTCGGAAGTATGGACGGAAGGGGGGAAGCACATCGGGTATATCTTCCTGAACAATTTCGACGACTATTATAACCGCAACATATTACAGGCCGTACAGCAGCTCAAGGCAGGGGGTGTTTCAGAACTGATCCTCGACCTCCGGTACAACCCCGGCGGCAGTGTGACCGCTGCCGCTTTGCTCAGCGCCCTGGTAGCGCCCGGCATCGATGAACAGCAGCCGTTCGTGCAGTTCACCGGCAATGCCCGGCAGGGCGTACGGGTGCGCTCCTTCAAAGATGTGCTGGCTGCCCCTTCAGGTGAAAATAAAGTCATCCCTTTCAGCGAACTGCAACCGGCCCGCCTGCAATTGCCAAGGGTGTTTATCCTCAGCACCGGCATTACGGCCTCTGCCGCGGAGCTCATGATCAATAACCTGAAGCCGTATATGGACGTGGTGCAGATCGGGCAAACCTCGCATGGAAAAGACGTAGGGGCGGTGAGCATCTCCGACGAACGCACGCCCCGCCGGATTCCCTGGGTGTTGCTGCCCGTTACCTTCAAACTCGCGAACGCACGCGGCGAAGGCAATTATCCCGACGGCATCGCGCCGCGCTATGCCGTAGATGAAAAGAGCCGGCTGCCTTTATCGCCGGTAGGCGACCGGGCCGATCCGCTGATCGCCAGGGCGCTGGCCGTCATCACCGGCCAGGGCCGCGCAGCAAAACCCGAAACGGCTGCGCCGGCGGTATTGTTCGATTCGAAGGAACGGGCAGGCCGCCATGCTGTCGTCATTATTCCGCATTCTCCTTAA